From a region of the Sporosarcina ureilytica genome:
- a CDS encoding extracellular solute-binding protein: protein MKKVFAMLFTLFIGSILLVACSSKEPKESKGDSDVTEITYWQYTFPTKVEQIDKIIANFEKDNPDIKVVAQDFPYDQYQNKIFAAVEAGDGPDILNIYNGWISKYVDMDYIQPIREEFMSKEEISDYYVDMIQPYELDGQYYTLPVAVRSLALFWNKDMYKEAGLDPESPPKTWDELIENAKAMTEMTDDGRYKKEGFGWNAAGQGLHEFQQVLLRQYGVEPYSEDASKVLWNEKQEGYDAFKYWLDMTMVHKVGDPDVGNTYREAFLAGIAGMIVDGSFAVGDIQNASFDWGVTTLPVLEEGGLQSNYASYWTNAIAKGVEGKKLEASERFLAYLIQEDVQKDWLENVGELPASKALIADEELVNNPTYGPFIEGLDYAHATFFVNEDKERQIIIDGVDKIRLENADYDETFDEIVTKIQEVRDEFFDRQ, encoded by the coding sequence ATGAAAAAAGTATTCGCGATGCTATTCACTTTGTTCATTGGATCGATTTTATTAGTAGCTTGTTCAAGTAAGGAGCCTAAAGAGAGTAAAGGCGATTCAGATGTAACCGAGATTACGTATTGGCAGTACACATTCCCAACCAAAGTTGAGCAAATTGATAAAATCATAGCTAATTTTGAAAAAGATAATCCGGATATTAAAGTCGTTGCGCAAGATTTTCCATATGATCAATATCAAAATAAAATTTTTGCGGCAGTTGAAGCTGGAGATGGTCCGGATATTTTGAATATTTATAATGGATGGATTTCAAAATATGTGGATATGGATTATATTCAACCCATCCGCGAAGAGTTTATGAGTAAAGAGGAGATTTCAGATTACTATGTGGATATGATTCAACCGTATGAATTGGATGGCCAGTATTATACATTACCTGTCGCCGTGCGTTCATTGGCTTTATTTTGGAATAAAGATATGTACAAAGAAGCGGGATTGGATCCGGAAAGCCCACCGAAAACTTGGGATGAATTAATTGAAAATGCAAAAGCAATGACTGAAATGACGGATGATGGCCGTTACAAAAAAGAAGGGTTTGGCTGGAATGCGGCAGGGCAAGGATTACATGAATTCCAACAAGTGTTGTTACGTCAATATGGCGTAGAGCCTTACAGTGAAGATGCGTCAAAAGTATTGTGGAATGAAAAGCAAGAAGGATATGACGCATTTAAATATTGGCTGGATATGACAATGGTGCATAAAGTCGGGGATCCAGACGTAGGTAATACGTACCGGGAAGCTTTCCTTGCAGGCATTGCGGGGATGATTGTGGATGGTTCATTTGCAGTTGGAGATATTCAAAATGCAAGTTTTGACTGGGGCGTTACGACATTGCCTGTACTTGAAGAAGGCGGTTTACAGTCAAACTATGCATCTTATTGGACGAATGCCATTGCAAAAGGGGTAGAGGGTAAAAAGTTAGAGGCGAGTGAAAGGTTCCTTGCGTATTTAATCCAAGAGGATGTCCAAAAAGATTGGTTAGAAAATGTTGGGGAGTTACCTGCATCGAAAGCGTTAATCGCGGATGAAGAGCTTGTGAATAACCCAACTTACGGACCGTTTATTGAAGGATTGGACTATGCGCATGCGACATTTTTTGTAAATGAAGATAAAGAGCGACAAATCATTATCGATGGTGTAGATAAAATTCGTTTGGAAAATGCAGATTATGATGAGACATTTGATGAAATCGTAACAAAAATTCAGGAAGTACGGGATGAATTCTTTGATAGACAATAA
- a CDS encoding HNH endonuclease — protein MKSFLVMQGHTYNEEKELGFIWAAKKDRSGMPSHSWQRLTEVKKGDLVFHYVNGRILAVSVAKESCKIADRPSIDEHVEQQDEKGYYVELEYHELNVPIHIQSNFDAIRPLLPIRYSPFQLNGHGNQGYLYPCNEKLSVKLLGIIADANITEVEDEQLEFAMSPVVPVERDMLLPLLHTAESRMRTKIRKSQQSFCKDLMLLWAYQCVLCGIDLPELLKAVRSKPWKDSSDVERVDPYNGLLLCANHAALYENGLIAFDGQGRLHISSQLSEEDYEKYDLHKKVKIARQENHKKYLKWHKRHLFRS, from the coding sequence TTGAAAAGTTTTCTTGTTATGCAAGGGCACACTTATAACGAAGAAAAAGAATTGGGTTTTATCTGGGCTGCTAAAAAAGATCGTAGTGGTATGCCTTCTCATTCATGGCAACGTTTAACTGAAGTGAAAAAAGGGGACTTGGTCTTTCATTATGTGAATGGGCGTATTTTGGCGGTCAGTGTTGCAAAAGAAAGTTGTAAAATTGCTGATAGACCATCGATTGACGAGCATGTAGAACAGCAAGATGAAAAAGGATACTATGTTGAGCTAGAATATCATGAGCTTAACGTACCGATTCATATTCAGTCGAATTTTGATGCAATCCGTCCGCTTTTGCCGATTAGGTATTCGCCATTTCAACTAAATGGCCATGGCAATCAAGGTTATCTGTATCCTTGCAATGAAAAATTGTCTGTTAAGCTGCTGGGAATAATTGCAGACGCCAACATTACTGAAGTCGAAGATGAACAATTAGAATTCGCCATGAGTCCAGTTGTTCCGGTTGAAAGAGATATGTTGCTTCCGCTATTACATACTGCTGAGTCACGAATGAGAACCAAAATCCGTAAAAGTCAACAAAGTTTCTGTAAGGACTTAATGCTGTTATGGGCTTATCAATGTGTTCTGTGCGGGATTGATTTACCTGAATTGCTGAAGGCTGTTCGATCAAAACCGTGGAAGGACAGTTCTGATGTGGAAAGGGTAGATCCGTACAACGGATTATTACTTTGTGCAAATCATGCAGCTCTTTATGAAAATGGATTGATTGCTTTCGATGGACAGGGGAGACTCCATATTTCATCGCAATTGTCTGAAGAGGATTATGAGAAGTACGATTTACATAAAAAAGTGAAGATTGCCCGGCAA
- a CDS encoding glutathione ABC transporter substrate-binding protein — MRKRILFGFLVSILAIMMVACSNSSDENDNNSADEQSDDNTSEASDLTIMLGSDPNSLDPHGANDGISLYVMSTMYDKLVYLDKDLTMTPGLAESLEQISDTVWEAKIREGVEFHDGSILDAEVVKANLDRVRDPEIASPLSFLYDMIEEVEVIDTYTVHIKTEFPFASLPAHLAHPGGSMISKKSIDADNEAIKNGGEPFATVNEAPVGTGPFKFESREHGDAIKVVKNEKYWDTEKAKSASITFKTVPEAFTRIAELETGGADLIYPVSPVDVALIDETDSAHVQQSKSSNLTYLGFNTEVEPFNKKEVRQAISMAINRENLIDGLLEGRALPAIGPLAPTVYGYSDSIDTLGYDVEKAKALMKEAGYEDGFKTTLLTYETSAYADLAVFLQAELKNIGIEVDVEIVETGAFLEAAGEGNTEMFIGAWGTVTLDADYGLYPMFHSSNAGYSGNRSFLKNDAIDEVLQAAREEGDEQKRLELYEQAQNLLAEEAPVAYLYHSELLAGLHNDVKDFWQYPSSIFFLRDMHK, encoded by the coding sequence ATGAGAAAGAGAATTTTATTTGGTTTTTTAGTTAGTATTCTTGCAATTATGATGGTCGCTTGCAGTAATTCATCTGATGAGAATGACAACAATTCGGCAGATGAGCAAAGTGACGACAACACATCGGAGGCAAGTGATTTAACCATTATGCTTGGCTCTGATCCAAATTCATTGGATCCGCACGGCGCAAATGACGGTATATCTTTATATGTAATGAGTACGATGTATGACAAACTTGTTTATTTGGATAAAGATTTAACGATGACACCTGGACTTGCGGAAAGCTTAGAACAAATTAGTGATACGGTTTGGGAAGCAAAAATCCGTGAAGGTGTAGAATTTCATGATGGGTCTATACTTGATGCTGAAGTTGTAAAGGCGAATTTGGACCGGGTAAGAGATCCAGAAATTGCTTCACCTCTTAGCTTTTTATACGACATGATTGAAGAAGTAGAAGTGATTGATACCTATACGGTTCATATCAAGACAGAGTTTCCATTTGCATCTCTCCCTGCGCATTTGGCGCATCCGGGAGGTAGCATGATTAGTAAAAAATCGATTGATGCAGATAACGAAGCCATTAAAAATGGTGGAGAACCATTTGCAACGGTAAATGAGGCACCGGTCGGGACAGGACCTTTTAAATTTGAATCACGTGAGCATGGTGATGCAATTAAAGTTGTTAAAAATGAAAAATATTGGGATACAGAAAAAGCAAAATCAGCGTCCATCACATTTAAAACAGTCCCTGAAGCATTTACAAGAATCGCAGAGTTAGAAACAGGAGGAGCGGATTTAATTTATCCAGTAAGTCCTGTAGATGTCGCACTGATTGACGAAACAGATTCAGCCCATGTTCAACAATCTAAAAGTTCTAATCTAACTTATTTAGGTTTTAATACAGAAGTTGAGCCATTTAATAAGAAAGAAGTACGTCAAGCGATTTCGATGGCGATTAATAGAGAAAATTTAATTGATGGCTTATTGGAGGGTAGGGCTTTACCTGCTATCGGACCACTAGCGCCGACAGTTTATGGGTATTCAGATTCGATTGATACACTCGGCTATGACGTGGAGAAAGCAAAGGCATTAATGAAAGAAGCGGGTTATGAAGATGGTTTTAAAACGACGTTGCTAACGTATGAAACAAGTGCCTATGCTGATCTAGCAGTGTTTTTACAGGCAGAGTTGAAAAATATTGGCATTGAAGTAGATGTCGAAATTGTGGAAACCGGCGCCTTTTTGGAGGCGGCTGGAGAGGGAAATACAGAAATGTTTATCGGTGCATGGGGAACAGTTACGTTAGATGCGGATTATGGCTTATATCCGATGTTCCACTCCTCGAATGCAGGTTATTCTGGGAACCGATCGTTTTTAAAAAATGATGCAATAGATGAAGTTCTTCAAGCAGCGAGAGAAGAAGGCGATGAACAAAAGAGGCTAGAACTCTATGAACAAGCACAAAATTTATTAGCTGAAGAAGCGCCAGTTGCTTATTTGTATCACTCCGAATTATTAGCTGGCTTGCATAATGACGTTAAAGATTTTTGGCAATATCCAAGCAGTATCTTTTTCTTGCGAGACATGCATAAGTAA
- a CDS encoding dicarboxylate/amino acid:cation symporter, translating into MRIKGNLLAQIFIAFAIAIPLGVIFRPSIDVIKPLGDLFLRLIKFIIAPLILASLVVGVVSTGDPKQLGRIGIKTMTYYLVTSGIAVIIGLVFAYLVSPGKGVNVSLPEASTQVNETEGVIATLLNIIPENPFTALASGNILQNIFFAIFIGLAITLVGKQARPVYDFCHSFKKF; encoded by the coding sequence ATGAGAATTAAAGGGAATTTATTGGCACAGATTTTTATTGCTTTTGCAATTGCTATTCCTTTGGGCGTTATTTTCCGGCCTTCCATCGATGTAATAAAGCCACTAGGCGATTTGTTTTTACGTTTAATTAAATTTATAATAGCACCTCTTATCTTGGCTTCATTAGTTGTGGGTGTTGTAAGTACAGGGGATCCGAAACAATTAGGTCGAATCGGAATAAAGACAATGACTTATTATTTAGTGACAAGCGGAATTGCCGTTATTATTGGGTTAGTATTTGCGTATCTAGTTTCACCTGGTAAGGGTGTAAATGTTAGTTTACCTGAAGCATCGACGCAGGTAAATGAAACGGAAGGGGTTATTGCTACTTTGCTGAATATAATCCCCGAGAACCCTTTCACAGCACTTGCATCAGGTAATATTTTACAGAATATCTTCTTTGCTATTTTTATTGGTTTAGCGATTACACTAGTTGGGAAACAAGCAAGGCCTGTCTATGATTTTTGCCATTCCTTTAAAAAATTTTAA
- a CDS encoding carbohydrate ABC transporter permease yields MKSKETTAKRTFSLQTKKALIAYSFLFIPVLFYLAIRIIPAFQAFLMSFTTSSSSVFTLANYHKLIQDEVFWKSVKNTILYVIIVVPLQMLFGLMLALAIERMGGKLKWFYRIVFFLPYMTSIVAISWVWRLLYDPNSGILNEILVKLHLPTQEWLGSPSTALISISVVIIWQMMGFCMLLFTAGLQVIPRQYYEAADIDGATKWQTFWHITFPMLNPTIVFLAIIGVIQTLQTFTQIANLTGGSSGGGLGGPLNSTMSVVVYMYNEGFRQYNLHYAAASTVFLFILILIVTLIQFRTFNKNYKL; encoded by the coding sequence TTGAAAAGTAAGGAAACGACAGCAAAAAGAACGTTCAGTCTACAAACAAAAAAGGCATTGATTGCTTATTCGTTTTTATTCATACCCGTTTTATTTTACCTAGCAATCCGAATCATTCCCGCATTTCAAGCCTTTTTGATGTCATTTACAACGAGCAGCTCATCCGTGTTTACGCTTGCGAACTATCATAAATTAATTCAGGATGAAGTGTTTTGGAAGTCTGTTAAAAATACAATTCTTTACGTTATAATTGTTGTGCCGTTACAAATGTTATTTGGGTTAATGTTAGCGCTAGCGATTGAAAGAATGGGCGGGAAGTTGAAGTGGTTTTATCGAATTGTTTTCTTTTTACCGTATATGACGTCAATCGTGGCCATTAGTTGGGTTTGGCGATTATTATACGATCCTAACTCAGGAATCTTGAATGAAATCTTAGTGAAGTTGCATTTACCCACACAAGAATGGTTAGGAAGTCCATCTACTGCGCTAATTTCCATTAGTGTGGTCATTATTTGGCAGATGATGGGTTTTTGTATGCTGTTATTTACCGCAGGCTTACAAGTCATCCCAAGACAGTATTATGAAGCAGCTGATATTGATGGGGCAACTAAATGGCAGACATTCTGGCATATTACTTTCCCTATGTTGAATCCAACAATTGTGTTTTTAGCGATTATTGGGGTGATCCAAACGCTACAAACCTTCACACAGATTGCCAATTTAACGGGGGGGAGTTCCGGCGGCGGATTGGGCGGTCCTTTAAACAGTACGATGAGTGTTGTCGTTTACATGTATAACGAAGGTTTCCGACAATATAATTTACACTATGCGGCAGCGAGTACGGTATTCCTTTTTATTTTGATTTTAATTGTTACGTTAATTCAATTCCGAACATTTAACAAAAATTATAAATTGTGA
- a CDS encoding carbohydrate ABC transporter permease: MKTKKFSIAKVIVNILLIIGIVAVSFPFVWMILSSVKSTADFYSFSFWPKSLDFSGYQYVFEKTDFTRWYLNSFIVAIVVTISNIIFCSLIGYTLAKFRFTGAKLIFLIILSTMMIPTEMLIIPWYVFSSDFQWVDTYWGLIFPGLMEAFGIFLMRQFMLSVPEDILDAARIDGMGEFKIWLKIAMPQVKPAISALAIITFLGNWNAYLWPVIVTNTAAMRTLPVGIAMYGTSDAGGIQWNTIMAMSSLTVIPMIIVFLIFQRQIVEGIALSGTKG, translated from the coding sequence GTGAAAACGAAAAAATTTAGCATTGCTAAAGTGATTGTCAATATTCTCTTGATTATAGGAATTGTAGCGGTATCCTTTCCTTTTGTCTGGATGATTTTATCGTCTGTCAAAAGTACGGCGGATTTTTACTCTTTTTCATTTTGGCCAAAGTCGCTCGATTTTTCAGGGTATCAGTACGTTTTCGAGAAAACTGATTTTACCCGATGGTATTTAAATAGTTTTATCGTCGCCATTGTCGTAACGATTAGTAATATAATTTTCTGCTCGTTAATTGGGTATACATTAGCAAAATTCCGGTTTACGGGCGCAAAATTAATTTTCTTAATTATTTTAAGTACGATGATGATCCCAACGGAAATGTTAATTATTCCGTGGTATGTATTTAGCAGTGATTTCCAGTGGGTTGATACGTATTGGGGATTAATCTTCCCGGGATTGATGGAAGCGTTTGGCATCTTTTTAATGAGACAGTTTATGCTTTCGGTACCGGAAGACATTTTAGATGCAGCGAGAATAGATGGCATGGGTGAATTTAAAATTTGGCTAAAAATTGCGATGCCACAAGTAAAGCCCGCCATATCTGCACTCGCAATTATTACATTTTTAGGGAATTGGAACGCCTATTTATGGCCAGTCATCGTAACTAATACGGCTGCAATGAGAACCTTACCTGTTGGAATTGCGATGTATGGAACTTCAGATGCTGGGGGAATTCAATGGAATACGATTATGGCGATGAGTTCGTTAACGGTCATTCCGATGATCATTGTCTTTTTAATTTTCCAAAGACAAATTGTTGAAGGAATCGCACTTAGCGGAACGAAAGGGTGA
- a CDS encoding cation:dicarboxylate symporter family transporter, which translates to MYKITEIVMRFAPIGILGLVAPVVSEYGVAVLMPLLKVILAVAIACIIHVLFIYSIAVKKFAKLNPLKFFKGMAKIIDRPCLFPN; encoded by the coding sequence ATGTATAAAATAACTGAAATCGTTATGCGGTTTGCACCCATTGGTATTTTAGGGCTAGTAGCGCCAGTGGTGAGTGAATATGGAGTGGCTGTATTAATGCCACTTTTAAAGGTAATTTTAGCCGTCGCAATTGCGTGCATTATCCATGTACTATTTATTTATTCCATAGCAGTTAAAAAGTTCGCCAAGTTGAACCCATTAAAATTTTTTAAAGGAATGGCAAAAATCATAGACAGGCCTTGCTTGTTTCCCAACTAG